From Crateriforma spongiae, a single genomic window includes:
- a CDS encoding KdsC family phosphatase, producing the protein MSDVTDFQPRPNEIADQIRCLISDVDGVMTDGRITYDDQLVESKSFHARDGLAIKLWMRSGFGFGILTARKSTIVPHRASELGIDQCVQGFEDKWPAAEQIMRHIGCTPEQTCYIGDDLPDIAVMRRVGLSVAPADASADARDIADWVLRTGGGQGALRELVECLLKAKGRWEEHVPT; encoded by the coding sequence ATGTCTGATGTAACCGACTTTCAGCCGCGTCCGAATGAAATCGCCGACCAGATCCGCTGTTTGATCAGCGATGTCGATGGCGTGATGACCGATGGACGAATCACCTATGACGACCAACTGGTGGAATCCAAAAGCTTCCACGCTCGTGACGGCTTGGCGATCAAGTTGTGGATGCGCAGCGGTTTCGGCTTTGGCATTCTGACCGCCCGCAAAAGCACGATCGTGCCCCATCGCGCCAGCGAACTGGGCATCGATCAGTGTGTCCAAGGCTTCGAAGACAAGTGGCCGGCCGCCGAACAAATCATGCGCCACATCGGATGCACGCCGGAGCAAACCTGTTACATCGGCGACGATCTGCCCGACATTGCGGTGATGCGGCGTGTGGGGCTAAGCGTCGCCCCGGCGGATGCATCAGCCGACGCCCGCGACATCGCCGATTGGGTGCTGCGCACCGGCGGCGGCCAAGGTGCACTGCGTGAACTGGTGGAGTGTTTGTTGAAAGCCAAAGGTCGATGGGAGGAGCACGTGCCGACGTGA
- a CDS encoding esterase/lipase family protein, with protein MNVRPDLPRIAPQCQADVQRTSVILVHGMLASHRSMRPIADSLSDLGMHVTSWRYSTLIHSIRDHADRLARVVLRHLADRDVETLHFVGHSMGCIILRQTLLRFRLSGARFVMLAPPNGGSRLTRLPSGPLARWFPPFAELAEHRDSLVNRLPSPTGLDVGVVAARWDRVVELEATRLRCSHEHLVVSATHQRLPRHEEAVRQVQHFLLHGCFDRPAVTRRSDPRRRAA; from the coding sequence GTGAACGTTCGGCCGGATCTGCCCCGCATCGCTCCGCAATGCCAAGCCGACGTCCAACGGACATCGGTCATCTTGGTCCATGGCATGTTGGCCAGTCATCGCAGCATGCGACCGATCGCCGATTCGCTGTCGGACCTCGGCATGCACGTGACCAGTTGGCGGTATTCCACGCTGATTCATTCGATCCGTGATCACGCCGATCGTTTGGCACGTGTTGTCTTGCGTCATTTGGCCGATCGTGACGTCGAAACGTTGCACTTTGTCGGTCACAGCATGGGGTGCATCATTCTGCGTCAAACGCTGCTGCGATTTCGCTTGTCCGGTGCCCGATTTGTGATGCTGGCACCGCCCAACGGTGGTTCGCGTTTGACACGCTTGCCCTCTGGTCCGCTTGCCCGTTGGTTTCCACCGTTTGCCGAATTGGCTGAACACCGTGACAGCTTGGTCAATCGTCTGCCCTCACCAACGGGGCTGGATGTCGGGGTGGTCGCGGCACGTTGGGACCGGGTCGTGGAATTGGAAGCGACCCGGCTACGATGCTCTCATGAACATCTGGTCGTCTCTGCAACACACCAGCGATTACCGCGGCATGAGGAAGCGGTTCGACAAGTCCAACACTTCCTGCTGCACGGTTGTTTTGATCGTCCCGCGGTGACGCGGCGTAGTGATCCTCGTCGTCGGGCGGCGTAG
- a CDS encoding YggS family pyridoxal phosphate-dependent enzyme: MTETLQRLDDASFQRLRDNWQSVVDDVAEATLQAGREPNTVQIIGVTKYVDASLTAALCEIGCRDLGENRPQVLWKKAEQMDPEALAAAGYANAAPRWHQIGHLQTNKVRRLLRHRPMIHSIDSQKLLDVVAQQSVDAGITTSCLLEVNISGEQAKTGMAIDDTRRCFDAGIPAGVQVDGLMAMASLHGGQDDAATQFDRLRKLRDEFQDEYSRPLPTLSMGMSGDFPAAIAAGATMVRIGSRIFAGLM, translated from the coding sequence ATGACTGAGACTTTGCAACGACTGGATGATGCGTCCTTTCAACGTCTGCGTGACAACTGGCAATCGGTCGTCGACGACGTTGCCGAAGCAACCCTGCAGGCCGGCAGGGAACCAAACACAGTTCAAATCATTGGCGTGACCAAGTACGTCGATGCCAGCCTGACCGCGGCGTTGTGCGAAATTGGTTGCCGAGACTTGGGTGAAAACCGCCCCCAAGTGTTGTGGAAAAAGGCCGAGCAGATGGATCCCGAGGCTTTGGCCGCGGCGGGGTACGCCAATGCTGCACCGCGATGGCATCAAATCGGTCACCTGCAAACCAACAAAGTCCGTCGGTTGCTGCGGCACCGCCCGATGATCCATTCGATCGACAGTCAAAAATTGCTGGACGTTGTCGCCCAACAATCGGTCGACGCCGGGATCACGACCTCCTGCCTTTTGGAAGTCAACATCAGCGGCGAACAGGCCAAAACGGGAATGGCAATCGACGATACCCGGCGATGCTTCGACGCGGGTATTCCCGCCGGCGTCCAGGTCGACGGTCTAATGGCGATGGCATCCTTGCATGGCGGCCAAGACGACGCCGCGACACAGTTCGATCGGCTGCGAAAGCTGCGTGACGAATTCCAAGACGAATATTCGCGACCGCTGCCAACCCTTTCGATGGGCATGAGCGGTGATTTCCCCGCGGCCATCGCCGCCGGTGCGACCATGGTCCGGATCGGTTCACGGATCTTTGCCGGGCTGATGTAA